From the Monomorium pharaonis isolate MP-MQ-018 unplaced genomic scaffold, ASM1337386v2 scaffold_474, whole genome shotgun sequence genome, the window AAAAAGTTGGGAGTAATAGCGAGTCTCATGACTTTCGCGTGTTGTCCTGTGTTGATAGTTGTGCATGCCCAATATTTGAGCTatctaaatttgaaaattagatattttgaCTTGTTGATTTATTACACGACAGCACGGTCATTGATCAACAGCTTCGTCTTCGACATTGTCGTTTATGTACTCTATAACAGATATCAAACGATAAATAAATTGCTCGACCAATTGAATGAACTATCTGATGCGCCATTGATTGCGTTCAAGATTAGACGCATTAGAGAATTGCATAATGGTAAGtctttgcaaatattattttttgtgttgtaattaaatgatataaatttatttagcgCGAGATATAATTTGATACTGTCTAGGAACAAATTGCGATTATATCAAGATGTGattcaattatgaattctgttatatagatatttgtgATCTCGTGAGTACGATAAACGATATTCATGGTTTTCATCTTCTTCTTTGTTCGGCAAACTGCTTTTCTATAATCGTGATTAAACTGTTCTTGacatacaaatatgtaaaaagtgGTTACGATGATTCTCTCTTGTTATTTAACACGATTtggattatatatatcatacaaTTTGGCCTGATTTGCTGGATTTGCACACTTGTTCGACAAGAATTCGACAAAACCAAGATAATTATGTGCGCAATtgcattgaaatttaaatctatGAATTTTGATAAACTGAACGACACAATGAATCAACCGAGTTTAGAAGTTCAACCGGCGTTGGAAGATGCGGAAAGCGAACAAAATTCTAATTGGAATAACAGTCACGATTGGAATTACGCTGTCATGGACaatcttttacataaaattttggacCGAGACCACGTTAGAAAAGAAATCAATGACTTTTTGATTCAGCTGGAACATTGTCAAGTATCGTTTACAGCCTGCGATTTCTtcaaaatgaatattaatttgttctgTGGTGTgagtacaaaatttatttacatcatgcaatttatgtaaaattaactaCTTTTGAATTGTAATGAAAATGTGTTCgtgaagtaattaaataaagtaaattttttttcagtttatcGGAATAATCGTCACATATTgtataatctttattcaatttacCACGTGAACATTATGCATTCTACTGAAcatgtttttatcattttgttatatatgtcgcaagtatacaaaaattttggaaCTTCAGCTATCAATAACATTTAAAGCATTTTGGTAAATAACGTTTTTTGAAGCAACTAAATAAAGTAAACTTATTCTTCAGTTCGTTGAAGagattattacttatttattgcTTTCCATTCCATTTTTTTTGATCCGTTCATTATGCGATTTTACTTTATTCAGAATACATTTGCAATATCAGTTTTTTA encodes:
- the LOC105835922 gene encoding uncharacterized protein LOC105835922 isoform X1, coding for MEEIHVPAQDNSPSIEHTLRPISYTSWFMGVGVARPRKCSMFQTIYLRFGHMVICTTYLIQHIRYASHMSFVFNMDVFKFMYVIDRATDFVSTYYYIYHGIRQYNKWPELMDKMKEFDRKIKRETHTNDQPVKKLGVIASLMTFACCPVLIVVHAQYLSYLNLKIRYFDLLIYYTTARSLINSFVFDIVVYVLYNRYQTINKLLDQLNELSDAPLIAFKIRRIRELHNDICDLVSTINDIHGFHLLLCSANCFSIIVIKLFLTYKYVKSGYDDSLLLFNTIWIIYIIQFGLICWICTLVRQEFDKTKIIMCAIALKFKSMNFDKLNDTMNQPSLEVQPALEDAESEQNSNWNNSHDWNYAVMDNLLHKILDRDHVRKEINDFLIQLEHCQVSFTACDFFKMNINLFCGFIGIIVTYCIIFIQFTT